In Pyrus communis chromosome 8, drPyrComm1.1, whole genome shotgun sequence, one genomic interval encodes:
- the LOC137743378 gene encoding probable protein phosphatase 2C 24, producing MAEICYGVVSESDASSNPCEASSRAARRRRMDIRRCKFVSGVAPPAPESPENSEKRKKAASRTTSSASHELENALQCSGSSDEEKFPPSQKKSTKFRASSSSNIPEGLRELPKYGLASVCGRRRDMEDAVSVHPLFCRRIRDATAQLHYFGVYDGHGCSHVATKCRERMHELVKEEVENMEDWKTAMERSFVRMDKEVVAWSREGGVGVSNCRCELQTPESEAVGSTAVVAIVSPDKIVVANCGDSRAVLCRDDKAFPLSVDHKPDRPDELSRIQEAGGRVIYWDGPRVLGVLAMSRALGDNYLKPYVSCDPEVTITDRTVEDECLILASDGLWDVVSNDTACGVARMCLRRERAAAAAERAGPEAAALDKACSDASMLLTKLALARQSTDNVSVVVVNLRLNT from the exons ATGGCGGAGATCTGCTACGGAGTAGTGAGTGAAAGCGACGCGTCTTCAAATCCCTGCGAGGCGAGTTCACGAGCTGCGAGGCGGAGGAGGATGGATATCCGACGTTGCAAATTCGTCTCCGGAGTGGCCCCACCGGCGCCGGAGTCACCGGAAAATTCCGAGAAGCGGAAGAAAGCCGCTTCACGTACGACGTCGTCGGCTTCTCACGAGTTGGAAAACGCCCTGCAGTGCTCCGGTTCTTCCGACGAAGAGAAATTCCCCCCGAGTCAAAAGAAGTCAACGAAGTTCCGAGCGTCCTCGTCATCGAACATCCCTGAAGGTTTGAGAGAGCTCCCGAAGTACGGACTGGCCTCCGTCTGCGGCCGCCGTCGAGATATGGAGGACGCTGTGTCTGTACACCCCTTGTTTTGCCGGCGCATCCGAGACGCCACCGCTCAATTACATTATTTCGGTGTCTACGACGGCCACGGTTGCTCTCAC GTGGCGACGAAATGCAGAGAGCGGATGCATGAGCTGGTGAAGGAGGAAGTGGAGAACATGGAGGACTGGAAGACGGCAATGGAGCGGAGCTTCGTGCGGATGGACAAGGAGGTGGTGGCGTGGAGCCGCGAAGGCGGCGTCGGAGTGAGCAATTGCCGTTGCGAGCTTCAAACTCCGGAGTCCGAGGCTGTCGGATCCACCGCCGTCGTAGCAATCGTCTCTCCGGATAAGATCGTCGTGGCCAATTGCGGCGACTCGAGAGCTGTGCTCTGCCGCGACGACAAGGCCTTTCCCCTCTCTGTTGATCACAAG CCGGATCGCCCCGATGAGTTGAGTCGGATCCAGGAGGCGGGTGGGCGGGTCATATACTGGGATGGCCCCCGGGTTCTCGGAGTTTTGGCAATGTCAAGAGCCCTAG GCGACAACTACTTGAAGCCGTACGTGAGCTGCGATCCAGAGGTGACGATCACGGATCGAACTGTGGAGGACGAGTGTCTGATCCTGGCAAGCGACGGGCTCTGGGACGTGGTGTCGAACGACACGGCGTGCGGGGTGGCGAGAATGTGCCTGAGAAGAGAACGGGCCGCTGCTGCCGCCGAGCGCGCAGGGCCGGAGGCGGCGGCGTTGGACAAGGCGTGTTCCGATGCGTCGATGCTGCTGACGAAGTTGGCATTGGCCAGGCAGAGCACTGACAACGTGAGCGTCGTCGTGGTGAACCTGAGACTCAACACGTAG
- the LOC137742441 gene encoding methylsterol monooxygenase 2-2-like translates to MASIVESGWRYLITNFNDFQLACLGSFFLHESVFFFSGLPFIYLERAGWLSKYKIQTKNNSPAAQEKCITRLVLYHLCVNLPVMIASYPVFKFMGMRSSLPLPSWKVVSTQIIFYFILEDFVFYWGHRVLHTKWLYKHVHSIHHEYATPFGLTSEYAHPAEILFLGFATIIGPAITGPHLITLWLWMVLRVLETVEAHCGYHFPWSLSNFLPLYGGADFHDYHHRLLYTKSGNYSSTFVYMDRLFGTDTGYRKLKVLKKAGVEDDGKEM, encoded by the exons ATGGCTTCCATTGTTGAATCTGGCTGGAGG TATCTGATCACAAATTTCAACGACTTTCAACTGGCATGTCTAGGAAGTTTCTTTCTCCATGAAagtgttttcttcttttctggaCTCCCTTTTATATATCTTGAGAGGGCAGGATGGCTGAGCAAGTACAAGATTCAG ACAAAAAATAACAGCCCTGCAGCCCAGGAGAAATGTATTACTCGCCTAGTCCTGTATCATCTTTGTGTCAATCTGCCAGTTATGATTGCTTCATATCCTGTCTTCAAATTCATGGGCATGCGGAGTAGTCTTCCATTGCCGTCCTG GAAAGTTGTTTCCACTCAGATCATTTTCTACTTCATCCTCGAGGATTTTGTATTCTATTGGGGACATAGGGTTCTGCATACAAAATGGCTGTACAAGCATGTGCACAGTATCCATCATGA GTATGCTACACCATTTGGACTGACTTCTGAATATGCTCACCCGGCCGAGATATTATTCCTTGGCTTTGCCACCATTATTGGTCCTGCCATTACTGGGCCCCACCTAATTACTCTGTGGTTATGGATGGTACTTAGAGTGCTGGAGACTGTCGAGGCACATTGTGGTTACCATTTCCCATGGAGCCTCTCAAACTTTTTACCTTTGTATGGAGG CGCTGATTTTCACGACTACCATCACCGTTTGCTTTACACCAAGTCTGGCAATTATTCATCAACTTTTGTTTACATGGACAG GTTATTTGGAACTGATACAGGTTACAGAAAGCTGAAAGTGCTGAAGAAAGCCGGAGTAGAAGATGACGGCAAGGAAATGTGA
- the LOC137742511 gene encoding uncharacterized protein, protein MALVRPGSGNQPPKLRWGELEEDDGEDLDFLLPPRQVIGPDEDGIKRVIEYKFNEDGNKVKITTITRVRRLAQARLSKRAVERRSWPKFGDAVHEDVGARLTMVSTEEIFLERPRAPGSKAEEPKAGGDPLSQLTKGGAALKLCRTCGKKGDHWTSHCPYKDLAPPTEGFIDKPPTTEAVPGTPSTGKYVPPVQRGGGDRVGSDMRRRNDENSVRVTNLSEDTREPDLLELFRPFGAVSRVYVALDKNTSVSRGFGFVNFVNREDAQRAINKLNGYGYDNLILRVEWATPRTN, encoded by the exons ATGGCTCTAGTGAGACCCGGATCCGGAAACCAACCCCCAAAGCTCCGATGGGGAGAGCTCGAGGAGGACGACGGCGAAGACCTCGACTTTCTCCTGCCGCCGAGGCAGGTGATTGGGCCCGACGAGGACGGGATCAAGAGGGTGATCGAATACAAGTTCAACGAGGATGGAAATAAGGTCAAGATCACGACCATTACCCGGGTTCGGAGGCTCGCCCAGGCCCGGCTCAGTAAGCGGGCCGTGGAGCGCCGCTCCTGGCCCAAGTTTGGCGACGCCGTGCACGAGGACGTCGGTGCTAGGCTCACCATGGTCTCCACCGAAGAGATCTTTCTCGAGCGCCCCAGGGCTCCTG GTAGCAAAGCAGAAGAACCAAAGGCTGGAGGAGACCCTCTGTCTCAACTCACAAAAGGAGGGGCTGCTCTCAAACTTTGTAGGACTTGTGGTAAGAAGGGTGATCACTGGACTTCACATTGCCCGTATAAGGATCTTGCCCCACCGACTGAAGGATTTATTGATAAACCTCCTACAACAGAAGCAGTGCCTGGAACTCCTAGCACAGGTAAGTATGTTCCTCCAGTCCAGAGAGGAGGTGGAGACAGAGTTGGAAGTGATATGAGACGAAGGAATGATGAGAACTCTGTTCGTGTCACCAACCTTTCAGAGGACACTCGTGAGCCTGACTTGCTTGAACTTTTCCGGCCTTTTGGTGCTGTTAGCCGTGTTTACGTTGCTTTGGATAAGAATACTTCCGTTAGCAGAGGATTTGGTTTCGTCAACTTTGTGAACAGGGAAGATGCCCAGAGAGCAATCAACAAACTGAACGGGTACGGTTATGACAATCTCATCCTCAGGGTTGAATGGGCCACACCGAGGACAAATTAG